CGCCTGGTGGTGGTCGGCGGCGGCGACACGGCGATGGAGGAGGCCAACTACCTCACCAAGTTCGCCAGCGAGGTGGTGATCGTGCACCGCCGCGACTCGTTCCGTGCGTCGCAGGTGATGGCGAAGCGCGCGCTGGAGAACCCAAAGATCAGCGTGCGCTGGAACTCCGCCGTGACGGACGTGCTGGGCGACGAGTTCGTGACGGGCGTGCGCCTCAAGTCGCTCACCACGGGCGCGGAGGAGGATTTCGAGTGCGGCGGGCTGTTCGTGGCGATCGGCCACACGCCGAACACGTCGTTCCTGGAAGGGGCGCTCGAGCTGACGGAGCACGGCTACGTGAAGACGCCGCACCCCTGGCGCACGCGCACCAGTGTCAACGGCGTCTTCGCCGCCGGGGACGTGATGGACGACTACTTCCGCCAGGCCATCACCGCCGCCGGCACGGGGTGCATGGCCGCGCTGGAGGCGGAGCGCTGGCTTGCGCTGCACGACGGCATCGGCCAGGACCCGGTGCTGGAGACGGCCGAAAGCTCGATCGCGCAGGCGGACCACGGCGGGATCGCGGTGGACTGAGGGGGCGGCGGGGCCCCCTCCCCCGCTCGTTCCTCGCGGCCCCTCCCCCAAACTGCGGGGGAGGGGCGTTTGCGTGCATTGGTGCCGGTTGCGCGGGGCGGCGCCGGGGAGGGCACGGGCAGCCACGCGGGGCTGCCCCTACGGATTTTCGGTGCGCGGGGGCGTGGGTCGGGGTGGCGGCAGGGGTGGGCAGACACGCAGGTCTGCCCCTACGGGCATCGGTGCACCACGGCGGGCGGTGGGGCCGTGGCGGGCACGGGCGCGATGAATCGCGCCCCTACAGGATCCGCGCGGCGCCGGCAGATGCAGAGGACCGCACCATTCCCCATTCCCATTCCCCATTCCCCATTCCCCATTCCCCATTCCCCATTCCCCGCCCTTCAGCACCCCGCCAGCGTCACGCACCCGCTCTCCTTGAACCCGCGCGGCTCCAGCTGGATCGTCAGGTGGTGCAGGCCGAAGCGCTCGTGGAGCATGCGGTGCAGGTCGGCGAGGATGTCGGCGGAGGGGCGGCGCTCGTGGCGCTCGCCGACGATGACGTGGCCGCTCATCGCCTCCATGCCGCTGGTGATGGTCCAGACGTGGAGGTCGTGCACCGCCTCCACGTCGTCCACCTGGAGCATGGCGGCGCGGACTTCGTCCAGGTCGATGTGGGTGGGGGTGCCTTCAAGGAGGACGGAGACGCTTTCCTTGAGGAGACCCCAGGAGGCGTAGATCACGAGAGCGCCGATGAGGACCGACACCGCCGGGTCCGCCCAGAACCAGCCGAAGGCCCACACGGCGGCGCCGCCCGCGATGGCGCCGACGCTCCCCAGCGCGTCGGTGAGCATGTGCAGCCAGGCGCCGCGCACGTTCAGGTTCTCGCCGCGGCCGCCGTGGAGCACCCACATCCCCGCCAGGTTCACCAGCAGACCGCCCACCGCGATCCACATCACCAGCGCGCCCTGCACCGGCTGCGGATGGCTCAGGCGCTGGAAAGCCTCCACGAAGATGAAGAGGGAGATGGCGATCAGCGTGCTCGCGTTGGCGAGCGCGGCCAGGATCTCGGTGCGGTGGTAGCCGTAGGTGCGGCGCGCGTTGGCGGGGCGGTGCCCGATCCACGCCGCGAAGAGCGAGAGCGCCAGCGCACCCACGTCGGAGAGCATGTGCCCCGCGTCGGCCAGCAGGGCGAGGGAGCCGGCCATCCAGCCGCCCACCGCCTCCGCCACCATGTACGCCGCCGCCAGCACCAGCACGACCGCGAGCCGGCGCTGGCTGCCGTGCGCGTGGCCGTGCGCATGCCCGTGTCCGTGGTGGTGTCCCGCGCCCATGGCCGTTCGCGTCAGGTGGAAAGTTGTGCCCGCGGTGCGCGCTTCCTCCACCCCTGCACCACGAGAAAGATCCCCACGGCGATCATCAGGAGGGAGAGCGTCTGGCCCATCGTAAGCGGGCCGAG
This genomic window from Longimicrobium sp. contains:
- the trxB gene encoding thioredoxin-disulfide reductase produces the protein MSADGKIENVVIVGSGPAAWTAALYAARANLDPLVIEGEPSPTMIPGGQLMYTTEIENFPGFPDGLQAQELMERMKAQAVRFGTRVIGENVASVDLTGHPFVLRLTWSGEVHARSVIISTGARANWLGLPNEMRLAQSGGGVSACAVCDGALPAFRNQRLVVVGGGDTAMEEANYLTKFASEVVIVHRRDSFRASQVMAKRALENPKISVRWNSAVTDVLGDEFVTGVRLKSLTTGAEEDFECGGLFVAIGHTPNTSFLEGALELTEHGYVKTPHPWRTRTSVNGVFAAGDVMDDYFRQAITAAGTGCMAALEAERWLALHDGIGQDPVLETAESSIAQADHGGIAVD
- a CDS encoding cation diffusion facilitator family transporter, with amino-acid sequence MGAGHHHGHGHAHGHAHGSQRRLAVVLVLAAAYMVAEAVGGWMAGSLALLADAGHMLSDVGALALSLFAAWIGHRPANARRTYGYHRTEILAALANASTLIAISLFIFVEAFQRLSHPQPVQGALVMWIAVGGLLVNLAGMWVLHGGRGENLNVRGAWLHMLTDALGSVGAIAGGAAVWAFGWFWADPAVSVLIGALVIYASWGLLKESVSVLLEGTPTHIDLDEVRAAMLQVDDVEAVHDLHVWTITSGMEAMSGHVIVGERHERRPSADILADLHRMLHERFGLHHLTIQLEPRGFKESGCVTLAGC